Within the Candidatus Binatia bacterium genome, the region TCCCGGCGTCCGTAAATCCGCCGGGGTCCTTGACGCTGATCGCGCCGACGATGGCGCGCGCCGCCGAAAGCGCCGCTTTGGCTTCGAGGGCCAGCGCCTTCTCGGCGACCTGCGCCGCCGCCTGCGGTTGATCGCGCGTCAGGACGATCGCCTTGAGAGTGGCGCGGAGAAATTTTTTCAGCGTGTCCGGACTCGCGGCGAGAAAACGGTCGCTCGCGGCAAAGCCGGAGAACGGCGTTTTTTGCAGATCGCCGAAGGAAGCGAGTTGCTTGAGTCCCTCGACCTGGCCTTCGGCGATCGCGGCGCCGTCGGGATTGAGCAAAGTCGCATGGACCAGCCCCTTCGCCATGCCGAGGATGCGCTGCGGCTCCGGGCCCAGCGGCACCAGCGTGTAATCTTTGTCCGCTAGCCCGTTCGCCTTGAGAATTTGCCGCGTCGCATAATCCACCGCGCTGCCGTAGCTCAGGATCGCGATATTCTTGCCCTGGAGATCCTTGACCGAGCGAATTTCCGGCCGGGCGACGAAAACCATCGTCGGCCGGTCGTAATAAAAGACCACCGCCTTCACCGGCGTGCCGGTCATCGCCGCACGCATGGCGGTATCCGCTGGAGCGACATGGATCTCGCCGGAAAGAAGTCCGGCGATGCTCGGCCCCGTCGCCATCACCGGCGTGCTCACCTCCAAGCCCTCGGAACGATAGAATCCTTTCTCCTGGGCGACGAATACCGGCAGAAAACCGAAGCTCTTGGTCGGAATCGCCTGCACGATTTTGATTTCCGCATAAGTCGTTCCGCCGGATAGAAAAACTAAAACGCCGAAGGCGAGAGCCTTGAGGCAAGAGGCGAAAGGCGTGAGGCTTGAGCCCTGAGGCGCTTCTGCCCTACTGCCTACTGGCTTTTGCCTCCTGCCTGCTTTCACTTGATAATCTTGGCCGCCCGCGCCAGCACGCTCGGCGGAATTGTGAATCCGATCTGCTTCGCGGTCTTCAGATTGATGATCAGATCGATCTTATCGACCCCCTCAACCGGCAAGTCCTTGGGTTTAACACCACTAAGAATGCGCTGGACGTACTTCGCCGACAGGCGGCCAACTTCGTGGTGGCTCACGTTGTAACTGGCGAGGCCTCCCTGGACGACAGCACTTTGATCTAAGAACATAGTCGGTAACCTCTTGGCCTTTGCCGTGTCGATGATCAGTTGAGCCTGGTTATTTACCATCGAGTCCGACAATTGGAAGAAGGCATCCACCTCCCCGGCCCTAACCGCTCGTATACCCGCCTGAAGTTCCTCGACGGAAGCGAATTGCCGTTCGACAAGCTCGACACCCCGCAGTCGAGCCTCCTCCCGCGCAAACTTGGCGGACTGGCTGGCAACAGGATTGCGGGGGTCGTAGAAGGCCACAAGCCGGCGGAGCTTAGGGACGATCTCTTTCAGGATCTCCAGGCGCTTCGCGGTCAGGTCGGTGCCCGGTTCATAGACCCCGGTGAGCCTTCCCCCCGGTTTTGCGAAGCTGTCCACGAGTCCGAGAACAACCGGGTCGGACCCGGCAGAGAAAACGATGGGGATGTCTGCAGTCGCCCGCCTTGCTGCTATAGTAACGGAGCTGCGGGTTGCATATATCAGGGTGACTCTCTCTTTTTCGAGATCCCTCGCGGCCTCTTCCGCTGCTTTCAGATCGCCTTTTGTATCCCGGATTTCCAAGACAAATTGTTTCGACTCTTCGAGCCCTAGCTCCCTTAAGCCCACGCGAAGCCCGTCAATTATCTCGTTCCATGCGCTGCCTGGAAGGAGGACACCGACACGGAAGACCTTCGGCTGCTGCGCCTCTGCTAAGGGAACAGCGGCCAGAAGAATAGTTGCCAGCAGGAAGGCGCTGATGTTTTTATTCATGGTCTTTTCTCCAATCCAAAATCTAAAAATCGGCAATCTAAAATCGTTCTGCCTCCTGCCGGCTTCACTTTCTCTCAATGGTCTTTCCAATCTCGTAGTCATAATCGATCTTTTCCTTGTCCTCGATCTCGAAGAGATCGAGCGACTCCATCAAGGGCCGGTTGATCGTCGCCAAAAACAGCGCCGGCTCTTTCGGGTCGAGATTGCAGTTGCTGTGCCACGCCATGACAGGGATGCAGAGGATGTCGCCGGCTTCCCAGTCGATCCGTTCGCCTTCGACCATCGTGTAGCCCTTGCCCTTGACGATATAGATGATCGCCTCGTTGCGATGGCGATGCGTCCCCGACTCGCCGCCGGGCGGTATCTCGCGGTAAAAAGTCAGCATCGTCCGGACCGGAAATCCGAGGCGCGGCGAAACGACTTCCATACGGCGCCCGCCGGTGCGCGCCGGCACGAGCTGGACATCCCTTTTGCGCGCGATCATTTTCGGTTTCGTTTTTTCCATGAACCCTCCTTTTTTCGTCGTAGGTCGGAACTATTACCGCTGAACCCTAATCATTTCCCTCTCCCGCTTGCGGGAGAGGGCGAGGGTGAGGGCAAAGTCTGCACGAACCACCCTCACCTCAATCCTCTCCCTCCCTCGGGAGGGAGAGGAAGACAGAATCGAGATTAATTTACACTTGCGACCAAATTCTCTCGACTTCCTCAGCGCTCACCACTTTGCCAAAAAAACCGCCCAAACTTTCCAGCGAACCCTTATGCGCGGCCACGCTCCTGGCCGCGGTTCCATCGGATACGATGAAACTCTCGTAGTCGCGGTTGAACGCGTCC harbors:
- a CDS encoding cupin domain-containing protein; translation: MEKTKPKMIARKRDVQLVPARTGGRRMEVVSPRLGFPVRTMLTFYREIPPGGESGTHRHRNEAIIYIVKGKGYTMVEGERIDWEAGDILCIPVMAWHSNCNLDPKEPALFLATINRPLMESLDLFEIEDKEKIDYDYEIGKTIERK
- a CDS encoding ABC transporter substrate-binding protein; amino-acid sequence: MQAIPTKSFGFLPVFVAQEKGFYRSEGLEVSTPVMATGPSIAGLLSGEIHVAPADTAMRAAMTGTPVKAVVFYYDRPTMVFVARPEIRSVKDLQGKNIAILSYGSAVDYATRQILKANGLADKDYTLVPLGPEPQRILGMAKGLVHATLLNPDGAAIAEGQVEGLKQLASFGDLQKTPFSGFAASDRFLAASPDTLKKFLRATLKAIVLTRDQPQAAAQVAEKALALEAKAALSAARAIVGAISVKDPGGFTDAG
- a CDS encoding ABC transporter substrate-binding protein, whose translation is MNKNISAFLLATILLAAVPLAEAQQPKVFRVGVLLPGSAWNEIIDGLRVGLRELGLEESKQFVLEIRDTKGDLKAAEEAARDLEKERVTLIYATRSSVTIAARRATADIPIVFSAGSDPVVLGLVDSFAKPGGRLTGVYEPGTDLTAKRLEILKEIVPKLRRLVAFYDPRNPVASQSAKFAREEARLRGVELVERQFASVEELQAGIRAVRAGEVDAFFQLSDSMVNNQAQLIIDTAKAKRLPTMFLDQSAVVQGGLASYNVSHHEVGRLSAKYVQRILSGVKPKDLPVEGVDKIDLIINLKTAKQIGFTIPPSVLARAAKIIK